Genomic window (Daucus carota subsp. sativus chromosome 5, DH1 v3.0, whole genome shotgun sequence):
ATGGTATGCAAAAAATTTGTGAGGATAGTGTTCCGTAACTAAAAACAACTTCCCGTTCCAATTACTCCATCACTCCATCTCagttaggggtcgtttggttcacaCTATTCTGATATCAGATAGGATATCGTTCATTCTAAACTTATACTTAATGTTTggttaaatttttcttttccttcaaaCTCATACCTCAAACCTACAAAGTATGAGTTTTTCATACCCAGGAGAGAGGTGGGTATGAAACATAGGTTTGAGGAAtcaactttatttttcatattttatttttatttatgtcattaaattcaaattatgaGTACCAAGTGAAGTTGAtgactcaaaaatatataaaaaaggattatttcaagaatattttaaatatttttaagtgattaattataattaatttaaaaaatatttaaattagatttGCTCATTCCAGCACTTAACCAAACACCTGATATCAAAATGATACTTCAATCTCATACCACCTCAACCTGATTCCTTATTCCAAACTCATACACTctctccaaccaaacgaccccttaattATTTGgttaaatctaaaataaaatcaatcaaTGAGAATGACAACTTTAATGATATTATTTGTACATGTAAAGTGTAAACCAtaatattcaataaataatttCTCTAATTCACCGAATTTTAATAGCTTtagtttgattaaaatttaaaaatgtaatTCTTTAAAAAGTatgcaagaaaataaaattttaacctaCTTCGGGAGGTCTAGGTGTCGATGTGCCTGAATagtgacaaatttttttttgatcaaCTTATAAACATGCTCGAAGAGAAGCCACATGTGAGATAGATACATACATCAAAACAGCATATAAACTACAATCTGCAACAACGGACTTGAACTACAATCCAGAGGCTTCTATAACTTGCCTAACAAAACTGCCCATGAAATAATCTATTGCTACAAATCAGGATTTGAAAAAAACATGGCTTTTAGCTTTATATACAGGGAGCCATATAAGAAATCAATCCCCTGTCTATGACACAATTGGGATAAATTTAACTTCTGCTTCCCAGCCCCGCACTTCCAGTCTCTTGTAAACCAGATCTTGGAAGCATTGAAGTGAAAGCAGTGAAGAGTTTAGACGTTCGATGGACTCTCCATGTGCTTGATTTCAAAATCTTTAGTTGCTGCGTTACTTTCGATTGATACAGGATTGCTCTCTCTAGCTACTGCCCCGTCACCTCTGAACTGAAACTGATCCTCCTGTACAGAATCCATTCTCCTACTTTCATGTCCTCTTGTTAAAAGTCGATGATTATTAGATAGGCACTGACATGAATTTGCTGCAAGTGATTCCATAGCATACTGAGATCGAAAAGCTGAACTGAACATGGGTTGCATGAACCGCTTTTTCTCGGGAACGTCGCGCAATGAAACACGACAAACGGGACATGTAGAATGCTGTTGAAGCCATATGTCGATACAGTTTGCATGAAACGAGTGTCCACAGAAAGGTAGGATACGGAGGGTATCTTCTGGCTGATATTCTGCAATGCAAACTGTGCACCTACAGCCAGATTGTAATTTAGTTAGAGATGAGGTCGTTATTATCATTTAAGACACAGTATACTTCAGGCCACTAATGCTGGCATATTATAATTATGCCGATCTTCATGACACCTAAAGgtaattcataataataaaatatagcaaAGGCTAATGGATCAAGACATACACGAAAATGGGGTGACCACATAAAATCGTATGATAAGTAACAGAAAAAAGGGAAACAATACTAATGAAAAGGACTACTGACAGCAAGGATAAGAGCTGCACAAGTAATAGAAATTATAGAATAGTGGTGATAAAGAGGGAGGCCCCTCATATGCAATGACAGACACCACATGTTATTGTTCCTCTTCCATTAGTACTCTCAACTGtcaaacttaaattttcttaGATTGCATAATGGAACCACTTCACTAAGCTTAAACTTTATTGTCCACCAGCAAACACCTTTATCAGCTTAATGGAAGATGATAATGACAAACTTTGCGAAGTCAAGTACTACATATCtaggtatttatattttacaattataCATTCACACCCTTTTTTAATGCATGATGTACAAGCATGTACAGCTTATATAGTCCAATCAGTTGGTGGAATTAAGAGAACTTCATGGAAATATCCCCCTTTCCATGTAGACATACACAGATTAAGATTCTAATATAGTAAACTACTGTCGAGTCAAAAagttattattatctttttttctCAGGCAAGGAGAAGTGGATCTCTATATTAAAACATCTATCAAACAGAATGGTCTTTTATTCCTAACATTTAGGGGACTCAAATACACATAAACATACACCTCGCATACATAAACGTACACATTACTCACCTATactttacacacacacaaacaaaacAAGCATGGAGGACGTACTTGCATATGGAGGATTAGTAAGGGGAGAGAAGGGAAcctcaaaaaaagaaaatgaaggtcCCCTCAAATACTTTGGTGTTATGAGACATAGAAAAGGAGTGCAAAGCTCATGGAATATGTCAACTGAACTTAATAAACTTCTCTGAgtaataattctttttaatgCAGAGTAATAAACAGAACGGCCATTGGTCCACAGCTTATAAAATGAAAACCTAGAATCTTTTAAGGTCCTTGCTTTTATCCTATGCATGGAACATGTATTAGCGTGTAGAAACTAGGGGTATGACATCAGCCCATCTGTCTACAACAAGCCCTATTGCAAATATCAATATGTGAAGACATACAACAGAAGCTTTCTCGTAATACTACAAAATTTCAATGACCTGTTTATCACAAGATAATGGCAAGCCAAACTATTCATGAAAATGATACTTCAAGGGACGGGAGTCATCCAATATAACTCAGGTCTAAAGTACGGGGTCGTACCACCTGACAATCACCAAAGGAAGAATGTTGCAAAGCTACAAAAGATTGAGGTGGCATTCACGACATGAGATCAGAGTTTTTAACTGGCAGGATCGCCATATAGATGGGTAGAGCTGGTTAGTAAACGAGACAACATGGTACGGTTTCAGAAACCATAAGAAAAAGGGTAGAAGGCACTGTTCACAAACTATAATCCCACAAAAATGTGCTCCGTCACACCTCTACTGTGGTTTAAGACTTAAGTTGAAAAGAGTAGAAGGCACAATAATGAGATATTGCCCCCACACCAATACAATAAACCACTTTCAGCCCAATTCACTTACCCGATAACcttctctttgaaccaaatacacctttaaagtttgttttacaaattttataatacatCTCAACAATACCTTTAATAGTCCTACAAATGGTTATAACATATGTACTGCTCAACCTACGAAGATCTAGGATAGTGCACCAGTAAGCAGATGAAAAGAAATCCCAGCATGATCTTTTCTAATAACCAGACAAAACTCTGACCTTGCACCTTGTTGATGGTCACAACTTAATTAATCCATTTAGTCTTGCCTAGGTGTCCAGGTGGTAAGCTACAGACAAGATTATTTTCGCCATGGAGGCGCCTAGGCAAACACTCTATCACCTAAATTGATACTTAGGAAAGCTTTTTACCACCTGTGTCCACATGCCTTCCGAACTTCTCATCTTGCCTTGACGCCATATTAGCAACGGCGCAAACAAAATTGAAACATCTACACCATACGATATCATATTAAAGGATATATCGTACCCACCATGGTCTTTTACTCTCTATCTTGCTTGCACCCAGGAAAGTGATACAGTGTCTGCTTTGTTTTATCCAACTAGGTGGAATGACTAGTCAACAAGCTGAAGACTAGTCTCACAATCACAGGCCAACAATTGAGTTTCTGGTCAGTTAACAACTAGGGCATATGCTAGGCATAACTGTCATTAGGTTACTCCTTCAATGGTAGGATGACTAGTCACTGGTCAGTAATTAGTCGCCAACTAGTTGAACCAAAGAAAACATACCCTCTGGGAAGGGTAATATGTATGTAGACTTTACCTCAGAGCAATATATAAATAGAGGGAGACAACAGATTTGACAGCGCAGCTAATATCTCTAATACTAACAAGTAACAACCGTGTCAGATGTCACTACTCACTATATATGCACTATCTAAAACCCCACATTTACTTGATAAGAAGCCCATGaccccaaacactttaattgcCAGATCACAGCACAGTGACAAAATCAATTCATGGTCTTACAGATGTTACACCATTATCATGGTTGTAGTAGACATTACACCCTCGGCGCTATTTAAAAATCTTGTCAAGATGGAAATATAGTAGAAAATGGGTCAACATTCGATGCTGATTCTTGCAAGAAGGCGCTAAGaggaaaataaaaagaataaaacaaTACGTCTTTAGAGAGAACTACTGTGCTAAAGCTTCACAGTTCAGCATACAACTATCGGAGTATAAAAACTTATGAGCCACGGCCTCTATTAACCTCAGTTTTTATATTGAAGCAAAAAGTTTATAGTCAAGACTCCATAACTTGCGGTATGCATCAAGAATATAAGGGATGACACTTCAAATTAGCAACCCTTTAAAAGCATCATATGTTAATGGAAACGTCGTTTATATATTTGAGGTTCAAACAACTTACTTTAATGTGATTGTGCCATGTTCAATGAGAGCATAGAAAATAATTGGATTCAGCTAATCTATTGAGGAACATGACAAGACATCTTAAGAAACCTGCTAATGACATCAGATGTTCCTTACCCCAAAACCGCCCCCAAACTCAATTAACTGGACTACTGGAAGGTCTTTATCAAAACAGCTATCATCCCACAACAATTACACATCTCATCAATTATTATACTTGCAGTAATAGATGCTGATAACATTTTGATGTCATCTGTTTCCTAAAGTTTCAACACGCAACAAAATACCAATTGAAAGGGTTCAGTTGACATACTGAGTATCTTCTGCAGAGGAGAAAAACTGATCACTGTACTTCTTTGTAGGAAAGTTGGCCACAACAAGAGGTTCAAGTCCATGCAAACCTCGTTCCAGCTGTACCACAAGAAAGTCAGTGGTATATTTTTTAATGCAGCCAAATTCAGGAAAATGAAAAATACATATCAAAAGAACAAGTGCAATGAAAGAGTGGGATGATTTAAGTCTTTACCAGTAAAATTGAAGGAACAGATCAAAGAAAGCAGCACATAAGAGGAACATATAAAGATGAATGATATTACAATGAATTGTAACACCCTTAAAATTCATATTGGCAGGACAGGCAAATGCAAGGGACCAATATTCAATACATATCTCCTCAAAGCTGAGAGACACTAGAACATCGGGAAAATGCACTGCAAGTCATGATCATCACATCGCAGTTTGGAAGATCTAAAACTTATGACTAATGCTGGCAGCCCCAGGGAACAGTATACAGATATTACCCTAAAATTAAACTCCTCTCCTTGGCATAATTATGTTGCTAACAAGTAGAAAGACACAACAAAGTTCACAAACATATATAGAAATAATTCACACACATGATTGTAAATATATCAAATGTGAAGAAGTGCAGCCCTTTTATTaacaaaagtaaaaataaaCATTTCAAAATTCTAAGAAAATTACTGCTAGAAGCTAGTACAATATGTTTAGCTGAAGCTTACAATGCTAAGATCTGATCTGGAAGTGATATGGAAGGAGCGTCGAGAGGCATTCAATTGAATTCGAGCACAAATGAGCCTGGTGCATACAAACACAATAAACATAGTACTAACAGCAAATCCAATTACTGTCATAACCAAATTTATCCCAGAAGAAATCATCTTCCTTTGGCCTAATTGATGTCAAATCACCCTCAATTCAACACAAGTAGCTTAAATATCAATACCCGAAATTCAAGAACCAAAGATTCCAACTTTATGCAATTTCAACATGATCAACTTAAAGGGTATGCAAAAAATCCATAATTTACAGACTCAAACACCAAGATTGATCAAAGGGCATCAACAAAAagtgaagaaaaacaaaagggCTGGATAAAAATAAGTCTAGTTTCCTCAAGAAATTGTGTATGTGCAGTCTCCATCTATCTACATGAaatacaaaatatgaaaatgaaatGTTTAGATCATAGGGTTACAGTGTGGAGATGGGTATGTGGAGAAGAAGCCAAAAAGAGAGGAAAGATAGTGAATTACCCACTAGAGAACTGGATAGATAAGTAGTCCTATAAACAaagaaactaataaaaattGTGATTCACTGTATAAAAAATGAGCAAGTGAAAGAAGTGTGAGATCCAAAATGATTGCTGCAACACCAACAACTAACAGAGGCAACTGAAACAAAGGACAGGTGGGTCTGGGATAGTGAGGGAGCAGTACAACTACTGTAAAACACCTCATGTGCTATCCATATGCTAAGCCTTCTTCATTCTTCCcccaattatttatttttatgggGCTTTTTTTGTCCAGAggatttttagttatattaaatATCGATTTACCCGCAACAGCCATGGAATTATTGTGAAGATAAATTGTGAAGCTAtcattttcgggattgatgtaggctggattactcgaAAAACTTATGttgctatttgtttagctcgttttattatttatcaatctGATTGCATTGTTAGTTGGGGATTTGTCCGAttagacttgttttaatttaataaaatgaatttgtattttgtcaaaaaaaaaaaaatcgatttaCCCAAATAGCCTCTCTACTCGgggtacatatattttatacaaggCCACCTcgcataattaaaaaaatggtgtttgttgaaaaaaaatattttattaacacTTCAATAAATCAAAAGtctcaaattatttataaaatctttattgataattgttgatttaagatatttatatattatatattctacaTGACTTACCACTATTACTGTGTTACTTAAGAATATATATGCATGATTTATCACCGTAAGAATGTGGCCCAAATATTGAATTTTGTATGATGTAtgtgttttattatatatagttgctttaaaatttaaaattttatatattgacaaacaaattaaattatatgataatttattaCAATCTCGTTTAAATTTTGGGTTAGATGTGATTTAATTTAGGTTTACGTTTTCATCAATTTAACTTAAATCTgagttcatttttaaatattgagAACAAATATAtgtcaataaaaaatatatgactatatttaatcatttttaCACAAGATttcaatatttgaaattaaattaattatatataatatatagttgttGTCATCTATTTTAGATTTtgcattaaatattattttattggagATTATAAACCGAGCTAGACacataaaattttagtttatgtaatTTGAAATTGAGTTGTTATTCAGAGGAAATATATGTCAATAATAAGGATCAGTAGATTCCATCTAATTCTGAATTTTTAATAGcgtatcattaatttttttctctCCTTCTGTGAGAGTGGTTTGGATTCATCAATAAAAGCTTtcgggaattgcatttgtggttgatagctcaaacggagtttTTGGGTGAACACAGAGAAAGGATTtatacatgtaccatcgtcaatttcaacatcgcttatttgtctcatcttgggtaTAAAAACAGGCAtgttaatatgttttatatttgttcgactcgattatTATTATAGATGTCGTAGggctattatttattaaattatcttttttaaaaaaaaataaataaatagagtaTCACTAATAGAGTATCCCGTTGACATGCTTCAATACTAATGTTCCATCAATGAATTTTCTGTAATAATTCAATGCGGGTGTTTGGGTGCACTACTTCTAAGCTTAAAAGTAGCATAAGCGCACTTCTGCTTTTTGATGCATGTTTGGCCAATTGATTGAAGTGCTTAATTATGGTGAAAAGAGCTCACAGAAAAAGCTACAAAAGGTAGCTTCTTCTGAGCCTCAGCTTCTTACTTCTTTTCATGCTTCCTGTTCCCGCAGCAGAAGTATGCTTGGTTGAAGCTGGATTTAGTAAATGAACGTGCACTGTGACCATATATCACAGAAAATCTCATGTACAAGCTAATTAATTCGATGCATAATAAATctttgttatataatatatactataaagaGAGCAAGTAGAAGAACAAAATGACTAAGAGAATGGTGAGGATTTTCATATGATTTCAAGCAATACAAAATGCCTTTATATAGGGCATGAGATATAGGTTACAAGTATAATGGAGGGTCAAGAGTCTCCTATTAATGGGAGTAAGTTAAAGGACAAAGTCATCCACAAGCCAAAGGTCACCTAAATAAACTAATTacataacactcccccttggatgaCTTGTACTAACATCATGCCTCATTAAAACCTTACTAGGAAAAACCCGGTGGGAAAAACCCtagtgaaggaaaaagagtacatgtgTTCTACATAGTTTAAAATAATGTCTCCCCCTCATTTTAACATAACTACAAGATGTCCCGAAGTTTGCGCATTCCAATCTTGTGTACTAACTTCTCGAAAGAAGATGTTGGAAGTGCTTTTGTAAACAAATCTGCTGGATTTTCACATGAGCGAATTTGACAAACATTAATATCTCCCCTCTGCTGAAGTTCGTGAGTGAAGAAGAATTTCggatcaatgtgctttgttcgaTCTCCTTTAATGTAGCCTTCCCTGGTCTGAGTGATACATGCTTCATTATCTTCGTAAAGAATAGTAGGAGTTCCTTTATTAACTGAAAGACCACATGATTCTCGAATATGATGGACCAAAGACCTTAGCCACACGCATTCCCGGCTAGTTGCATGTAGTGCCAATAATTCAGCATGATTCGAAGAAGTTGCTGCAAGAGTCTGCTTTGTAGACCTCCAAGATATTGCGGTATCACCATATGTGAATACATAACCTGTTTGAGATCTACCTTTGTGGGGATCAGACCGATATCCAGCATCTGCATGACcaactaattcaatttttgagtctttaaaataaaacaaacccATATCCATTGTTCCTCGAAGATATCTAAATATTTGTTTCACGCCAGTCCAATGTCTTCGAGTTGGAGCAGAACTATGTCTTGCCAAAAGGTTAACAGAAAATGCAATATCGGGACGTGTACAATTGGCAAGATACATTAGTGCACCAATGGCACTAAGATATGGTACTTCAGGACCAAGAAGTTCTTCTCCCTTTTCTCTTGGGCGAAATGGATCCTTATTCTTTTC
Coding sequences:
- the LOC108219761 gene encoding RING-H2 finger protein ATL38; protein product: MISSGINLVMTVIGFAVSTMFIVFVCTRLICARIQLNASRRSFHITSRSDLSILERGLHGLEPLVVANFPTKKYSDQFFSSAEDTQCTVCIAEYQPEDTLRILPFCGHSFHANCIDIWLQQHSTCPVCRVSLRDVPEKKRFMQPMFSSAFRSQYAMESLAANSCQCLSNNHRLLTRGHESRRMDSVQEDQFQFRGDGAVARESNPVSIESNAATKDFEIKHMESPSNV